The proteins below come from a single Nitrospirota bacterium genomic window:
- a CDS encoding ABC transporter permease subunit: MKNVLHIAGREMRAYFASPLAYAVSGVFMLISGYLFAVSLKFFLTYYFLASRNPQMLEQLNINEMIVRPLMHNLSIVILFIMPILTMRLVSEEKRLQTIELLLTSPLTTFQIALGKYLGGLGLFTVMVLLTAPFPLTLLLYGRPDPAPMALAYLGFYLIGATFLAVGLVASSVTKNQIIAALIGFGSLLLLWLLNWAGEAISGPIGEVLNHLSISEHLEDLTKGVFDTKHIIYFITMIFTGIVISQQAIDAHRWR, encoded by the coding sequence ATGAAGAATGTGCTCCATATCGCCGGTCGGGAGATGCGGGCCTATTTCGCCTCGCCTCTGGCCTATGCCGTGAGCGGCGTGTTCATGCTGATTTCGGGCTACCTCTTCGCCGTCTCCCTGAAGTTCTTCCTCACATACTACTTCCTCGCCTCCCGCAACCCGCAAATGCTCGAACAGCTCAATATCAACGAAATGATCGTGCGCCCCCTCATGCACAATCTGAGCATCGTCATCCTCTTCATCATGCCGATTCTGACGATGCGGCTGGTCTCGGAAGAGAAGCGGCTCCAAACGATCGAATTGCTTCTGACGTCTCCCCTCACGACCTTTCAGATTGCGCTCGGGAAGTACCTCGGCGGTCTGGGACTCTTCACGGTGATGGTGCTCCTGACGGCTCCGTTCCCCTTGACCCTCCTCCTTTATGGGAGGCCCGATCCGGCCCCCATGGCGCTGGCGTATCTCGGCTTCTACCTGATTGGCGCGACTTTCCTTGCCGTCGGGCTGGTGGCCTCGTCGGTGACGAAGAACCAAATCATCGCGGCGCTGATCGGTTTCGGCTCGCTGCTTCTTCTCTGGCTTCTCAACTGGGCGGGCGAGGCGATCAGCGGGCCGATCGGTGAGGTGCTCAATCACCTTTCGATCTCCGAACATCTGGAAGACCTGACCAAAGGGGTCTTCGACACCAAGCACATCATTTATTTCATCACCATGATTTTCACGGGCATCGTCATTTCGCAGCAGGCGATCGACGCCCATCGCTGGAGGTAA
- a CDS encoding GldG family protein encodes MLLRLKKLILPLAAGLLIAAAVAMIMTDEFGTVPTALAIAGLVSLLVALFAYFDLVKNVLSAKGTRYAGGAGFFLLIVLGVMVAINYIGVKRSWRVDLTETKLYSLTDKTVKLVGGLKRDIKVTAFFQEGTPERKKAEDLLTEYEHAAQGRFTVEFVDPYKRPASAKEYGVTVLGTIVLQSQGNQTKMEETNEESLTNAVVKVTSDSTPVIYFTKGHGEKDPDDAEENGYSQVKKALEDENYQVRPLALAQQEKVPADAAVVIVSGPRLKYFDEEQKRLGQYAQAGGRLLMMLDPDSGGWKDWLKDWGVELRDEVIIDPLAKLLGADYTIPLVSQYGDHEITKNFKYATLFPTSRPVKPQATPPSGVSIVKLAETTPQSWAETNMSKPKLDAGDEKGPLPVILVVTKAVEGGASVTEKKEGAEAHAAEEENKRETRLVVVGDSDFGSNAYVNLSANLNLMLNMVNWLARREALISIRDKTPGFRSVSLTSVQMRNVALLTMLLIPGALFLTGAYVFWRRRHQ; translated from the coding sequence GTGTTGCTGCGACTCAAGAAACTGATCCTTCCGCTGGCTGCCGGGCTGTTGATCGCTGCGGCCGTGGCCATGATCATGACGGACGAGTTCGGCACGGTGCCTACGGCCTTGGCCATCGCGGGTCTCGTGTCCCTCCTTGTCGCCCTCTTCGCGTACTTCGATCTCGTCAAGAACGTCTTGAGCGCCAAGGGCACTCGATACGCGGGTGGCGCAGGCTTCTTCCTCCTGATCGTCCTGGGCGTGATGGTGGCGATCAACTACATCGGGGTGAAACGAAGCTGGCGCGTGGACCTCACGGAAACGAAGCTGTACAGCCTGACCGACAAGACGGTGAAGCTCGTAGGCGGCCTCAAGCGGGATATCAAAGTCACGGCGTTTTTCCAGGAGGGAACTCCGGAGCGGAAGAAGGCCGAGGACCTGCTCACCGAATACGAGCACGCCGCCCAGGGCAGGTTCACGGTGGAATTCGTCGACCCCTACAAACGGCCGGCCAGCGCCAAGGAATACGGCGTCACGGTCCTCGGCACGATCGTGCTCCAGAGCCAGGGCAATCAGACGAAAATGGAGGAGACCAACGAGGAGAGTCTGACGAACGCTGTGGTCAAGGTCACATCCGATTCGACGCCCGTCATCTATTTCACCAAGGGCCACGGCGAGAAGGATCCCGACGATGCCGAAGAAAACGGATATTCGCAGGTCAAGAAAGCCCTGGAGGACGAGAACTATCAGGTGCGGCCGCTCGCGCTCGCGCAGCAGGAGAAGGTTCCGGCGGACGCCGCCGTGGTCATCGTGTCCGGCCCCCGACTCAAGTATTTCGACGAGGAGCAGAAGCGGCTCGGACAGTACGCGCAAGCCGGCGGGCGGCTCCTGATGATGCTGGATCCCGATTCCGGCGGTTGGAAAGACTGGCTCAAAGATTGGGGCGTCGAGCTGCGGGATGAGGTCATCATCGATCCGCTCGCGAAATTGCTGGGCGCGGACTACACCATCCCGCTCGTTTCCCAGTACGGCGACCACGAAATCACGAAGAACTTCAAGTACGCCACGCTGTTTCCCACGAGTCGTCCCGTGAAGCCGCAGGCCACTCCGCCGTCGGGCGTGTCGATCGTCAAGCTCGCCGAGACGACCCCGCAGAGCTGGGCGGAAACCAACATGTCCAAACCCAAGCTGGATGCGGGCGACGAGAAGGGGCCGCTCCCGGTGATTCTGGTGGTCACGAAAGCGGTTGAAGGCGGCGCATCGGTGACCGAGAAGAAGGAAGGCGCCGAGGCCCACGCGGCCGAGGAAGAGAACAAGCGGGAGACTCGCCTCGTGGTGGTTGGGGATTCCGATTTCGGATCGAACGCCTACGTGAACCTATCCGCCAACCTCAATCTCATGCTCAACATGGTCAACTGGCTCGCCCGCCGCGAGGCGCTCATCTCCATCCGGGATAAGACCCCCGGATTCCGGTCGGTGAGCCTGACTTCGGTTCAAATGCGGAATGTGGCCCTGTTGACCATGCTCCTGATTCCGGGCGCCCTGTTCCTCACCGGCGCCTATGTCTTCTGGCGCCGCCGCCACCAGTAG